The Bradyrhizobium sp. WBAH42 genome includes a window with the following:
- a CDS encoding LysR family transcriptional regulator yields MELRHLRYFVAVAEEGSLLTAAQRRLNTSQPSLSRQIRDLENEVGVQLFERQARGVTLTAAGKVFLDHARLALLQVEAAMDGARRTAEPQRPVLSMGFLVGLEVTWLPHLLRILREDAPEVEVTLCTLSSPEIALALMRGKLDVGFLRPEKESAGLVFKTLAKEPLIAVLPADHRLASRKKIRPQDLAREVYVSSARTSPVLQAVIQDYATRAGITLKAKYEGENISSAMSLVASTGGVSLVPLYAQNMLAPNVVARALDGGTPTVDLALGYNQANSSPLLHRLLSRADELIANVQNQSIIRYVEVQ; encoded by the coding sequence ATGGAACTTCGGCACTTGCGCTACTTCGTTGCCGTCGCGGAGGAAGGCAGCTTGTTGACCGCTGCCCAGCGGCGACTGAACACCTCGCAGCCGTCCTTGAGCCGGCAGATTCGCGATCTGGAAAACGAAGTTGGCGTACAATTATTCGAGCGCCAGGCGCGCGGCGTGACGCTGACGGCCGCAGGAAAAGTGTTTCTCGATCACGCACGGCTGGCGCTGTTGCAGGTCGAGGCGGCGATGGATGGCGCTCGGCGGACGGCCGAGCCGCAAAGACCCGTGCTGTCGATGGGCTTCCTGGTCGGATTGGAGGTGACTTGGCTGCCTCATCTATTGCGGATCCTCCGCGAGGACGCACCCGAGGTCGAAGTCACGCTGTGTACTCTATCTTCGCCAGAAATCGCCCTCGCATTGATGCGGGGAAAGTTGGACGTCGGTTTCCTACGGCCTGAAAAGGAAAGCGCCGGTCTGGTCTTCAAGACGCTGGCGAAGGAGCCCTTGATCGCCGTGCTGCCGGCCGACCACCGTTTGGCATCGCGCAAGAAGATTCGGCCGCAGGATCTCGCTCGGGAAGTCTACGTCAGCTCGGCAAGAACCTCTCCGGTGCTCCAAGCCGTCATTCAAGACTACGCAACAAGGGCGGGAATCACGCTCAAGGCAAAGTACGAAGGCGAAAACATATCTTCGGCCATGTCGCTGGTCGCGTCCACGGGCGGAGTTAGCCTGGTTCCCCTCTATGCGCAGAACATGCTGGCACCCAACGTTGTCGCCAGAGCGCTCGACGGGGGAACGCCAACGGTCGATTTAGCCTTGGGATACAACCAGGCAAATTCCTCACCGTTGCTGCATCGGCTGTTGTCTCGCGCAGACGAATTGATCGCAAACGTTCAGAACCAGAGCATCATCCGCTATGTCGAGGTTCAATAA
- a CDS encoding alpha/beta fold hydrolase, whose translation MSTTSKPSIVFCHGLWADGSCFSKVIPTLQADGHQVIAVQYGLNSYTDDVATVKRTLGRVNSPAILVGHSYGGATITGAGTDERVAGLVYIAAVVPDVHETVQSELNKYPTEIFSQIEVAGGRVWIRPEGVKYFAGDLPEQEQKLVWATHYPPAADLLEQQDLDEVAWKTKPSWYILARKDQTVHPDLQRFLAKRINATTIETDSSHVTMLSQPDLVIDVIRKAAAAVQKG comes from the coding sequence ATGTCGACAACCTCCAAGCCCAGTATCGTGTTCTGTCACGGCCTCTGGGCCGACGGCTCATGCTTCAGCAAGGTCATCCCCACCCTGCAGGCCGACGGTCACCAAGTGATCGCCGTCCAGTACGGGCTCAATAGCTATACCGATGACGTCGCGACCGTGAAGCGCACGCTGGGGCGGGTCAACAGCCCCGCAATCCTCGTCGGTCATTCGTACGGAGGCGCCACCATCACCGGCGCGGGGACCGACGAGCGCGTCGCTGGCCTTGTTTACATCGCCGCCGTCGTTCCGGATGTTCACGAGACCGTACAGAGCGAGCTCAACAAATACCCCACGGAGATATTCTCCCAGATCGAGGTCGCAGGCGGACGCGTCTGGATCAGGCCGGAAGGTGTCAAGTACTTTGCTGGAGATCTTCCCGAGCAGGAGCAGAAGCTGGTGTGGGCGACCCACTACCCGCCCGCCGCCGACCTGCTCGAGCAGCAAGATCTCGATGAGGTCGCCTGGAAGACGAAGCCGAGTTGGTACATCCTCGCCCGCAAGGACCAGACCGTGCATCCCGATCTTCAGCGCTTTCTGGCCAAGCGCATCAACGCCACCACGATCGAGACCGACAGCAGCCATGTCACCATGCTGTCGCAGCCCGACCTCGTCATCGACGTCATCCGCAAGGCCGCAGCCGCCGTTCAAAAAGGCTGA